The following coding sequences lie in one Globicephala melas chromosome 15, mGloMel1.2, whole genome shotgun sequence genomic window:
- the PGAP6 gene encoding post-GPI attachment to proteins factor 6 isoform X4 — MRQAGTGTGGALVAVVVPVAVPLLLLLLLLARSPPAAAGDGQKSDARLVSEQFSQAPQKLAFYSWYGSARLFHFRVPPDTVLLRWLLQVSRGSGPTCTNVEITVYFRYGAPPVINPLGTSFPDNTSVQPSFFLKMLHSNASINISHPAPGDWFVAAHLPPSSHKIEVKGFVPTCAYIFQPDMLVVRVVEVSILEPDVPLPQTLLSHPSYLKVFVPEYTQELRLELQGCASNGSLGCPVRLTVGSATLPGNFQKVLTCSGPTQACHLLLPSPPWDRWLQVTAKSLAGPRVSVAFSAVAALTACRPWSVNFQHLLQSSPNQSSNASTGLLPPTPSYQDLDRRGRVGGGSFCLRSFPVLREDVDVVSVRFQPLDRVSVLVQSDMPSVMQLNLNTGMDSGGSLTISMRVNKTAIANTSVVACVTAASPLLSFNASLSCTTAFFQGHPLSLSASSPTANLIIPYPETDNWYLSLQLMCPERPEECEQASVLVETTLNLVPCLNDCGPYGQCLLLRRHGYLYAGCSCKAGWRGWSCTDNSTAQTAAQQKAAALLLTLSNLVFLAPIAISVHRSLLVEASVYAYTMFFSTFYHACDQPGEAVLCILNYDTLQYCDFLGSGVSIWVTVLCMARLKAALKYVLFLLGALVFAMSLQLDRRAAWNTMGPCLFAIVVMVTMWVYRCGRRRHCYPPSWQRWVFYLLPGISMAAVAITIYTSMMTSDNYYYTHSIWHMLLAGSAAFLLPPREQHTKPWACSQKLTCHYEICKNHRDELYTVT, encoded by the exons ATGCGCCAGGCTGGGACCGGGACCGGGGGCGCgttggtggcggtggtggtgccGGTGGCtgtgccgctgctgctgctgctgctgctgctcgcTCGGTCCCCGCCTGCCGCCGCCGGCGACGGCCAAAAGAGCG ATGCCAGGCTGGTGTCGGAGCAGTTTTCGCAGGCCCCGCAGAAGCTGGCTTTCTACAGCTGGTATGGCAGCGCCAGGCTCTTCCACTTCCGGGTACCCCCAGACACAGTGCTGCTGCGCTGGCTGCTGCAGGTGTCCAGGGGCAGTGGCCCCACCTGCACCAACGTGGAGATCACCGT GTACTTCCGCTATGGTGCCCCTCCCGTCATCAACCCACTGGGCACCAGCTTCCCTGACAACACCTCCGTTCAGCCCTCCTTCTTCCTCAAGATGCTGCACAGCAACGCCTCCATCAACATCTCCCACCCAGCACCCGGGGACTGGTTTGTGGCCGCCCACCTGCCCCCTTCATCCCATAAGATTGAGGTGAAG GGCTTTGTTCCCACCTGTGCCTACATCTTCCAGCCTGACATGCTGGTCGTGCGAGTGGTCGAGGTCTCCATCCTGGAGCCTGACGTGCCTCTTCCACAGAcccttctctcccaccccagcTACCTCAA GGTCTTCGTCCCCGAGTACACCCAGGAGCTGCGGCTGGAGCTGCAGGGCTGTGCGTCCAATGGGAGCCTGGGCTGCCCTGTGCGCCTCACCGTGGGCTCGGCCACCCTGCCTGGAAACTTCCAGAAGGTGCTCACCTGCAGCGGCCCCACCCAGGCCTGCCACCTGCTGCTGCCCTCACCACCCTGGGACCGGTGGCTGCAAGTGACGGCCAAGAGCCTTGCCGGGCCCCGTGTGTCCGTGGCTTTCAGTGCTGTGGCTGCCCTCACAG CCTGCAGGCCGTGGAGTGTGAACTTCCAGCACCTTCTGCAGAGCAGCCCAAACCAAAGCAGCAACGCCTCCACTGGTCTGCTGCCCCCGACCCCCAGCTACCAGGACCTGGACCGGAGGGGCAGGGTGGGCGGCGGCTCCTTCTGCCTCAGGAGCTTCCCCGTCCTGCGGGAAGACGTGGACGTGGTATCTGTGCGCTTCCAGCCCCTGGACAGGGTCTCGGTGCTCGTGCAGTCGGACATGCCCTCGGTGATGCAGCTGAACCTCAACACAGGCATGGACAGCGGGGGCTCCCTCACCATCTCCATGCGGGTCAACAAG ACTGCGATTGCCAACACCTCAGTGGTAGCCTGTGTGACTGCTGCCTCACCCTTGCTCAGCTTCAACGCTTCGCTCAGCTGCACCACAG CCTTCTTCCAGGGCCACCCCCTGTCTCTGAGTGCCTCTTCTCCCACGGCCAACCTCATCATCCCCTACCCAGAGACAGACAACTGGTACCTCTCCCTGCAGCTCATGTGCCCTGAGAGACCTGA GGAGTGTGAGCAGGCCTCGGTCCTCGTGGAGACCACCTTGAACTTGGTGCCCTGCTTGAATGACTGTGGACCCTACGGCCAGTGCCTCCTGCTGCGCAGACATGGCTACCTGTATGCGGGCTGCAGCTGCAAGGCAG GCTGGCGTGGGTGGAGCTGCACAGACAACAGCACAGCCCAGACGGCGGCCCAGCAGAAGGCGGCTGCCCTCTTGCTTACCCTGAGCAACCTCGTGTTCCTGGCCCCCATTGCCATCTCCGTGCACCGCTCCCTCCTGGTGGAGGCCTCCGTCTACGCCTACACCATGTTCTTCTCCACG TTCTACCATGCCTGCGACCAGCCGGGTGAAGCGGTGCTGTGCATCCTCAACTATGACACACTGCAGTACTGCGACTTCCTGGGCTCTGGAGTGTCCATCTGGGTCACCGTCCTCTGCATGGCCCGGCTGAAGGCTGCCCTGAAATAC GTTCTGTTTCTCCTGGGCGCTCTGGTCTTCGCCATGTCCTTGCAGCTGGACCGCAGGGCCGCCTGGAACACAATGGGGCCTTGCCTCTTTGCCATTGTGGTCATGGTCACCATGTGG GTGTACCGCTGCGGGCGCCGGCGCCACTGCTACCCCCCCTCCTGGCAACGCTGGGTCTTCTACCTCCTGCCCGGCATCTCCATGGCCGCTGTGGCCATCACCATCTACACTTCCATGATGACCAGCGACAACTATTACTATACCCACAGCATCTGGCACATGCTGCTGGCAGGGAGCGCAGCCTTCTTGCTGCCACCACGTGAACAGCACACCAAGCCCTGGGCCTGCTCCCAGAAGCTCACCTGCCACTATGAGATCTGCAAGAACCACCGGGACGAGCTGTACACAGTGACATGA
- the PGAP6 gene encoding post-GPI attachment to proteins factor 6 isoform X3 codes for MRQAGTGTGGALVAVVVPVAVPLLLLLLLLARSPPAAAGDGQKSDARLVSEQFSQAPQKLAFYSWYGSARLFHFRVPPDTVLLRWLLQVSRGSGPTCTNVEITVYFRYGAPPVINPLGTSFPDNTSVQPSFFLKMLHSNASINISHPAPGDWFVAAHLPPSSHKIEVKPDMLVVRVVEVSILEPDVPLPQTLLSHPSYLKVFVPEYTQELRLELQGCASNGSLGCPVRLTVGSATLPGNFQKVLTCSGPTQACHLLLPSPPWDRWLQVTAKSLAGPRVSVAFSAVAALTACRPWSVNFQHLLQSSPNQSSNASTGLLPPTPSYQDLDRRGRVGGGSFCLRSFPVLREDVDVVSVRFQPLDRVSVLVQSDMPSVMQLNLNTGMDSGGSLTISMRVNKTAIANTSVVACVTAASPLLSFNASLSCTTGIGGIRPRDQQAFWLPMTRPSSSPAAFFQGHPLSLSASSPTANLIIPYPETDNWYLSLQLMCPERPEECEQASVLVETTLNLVPCLNDCGPYGQCLLLRRHGYLYAGCSCKAGWRGWSCTDNSTAQTAAQQKAAALLLTLSNLVFLAPIAISVHRSLLVEASVYAYTMFFSTFYHACDQPGEAVLCILNYDTLQYCDFLGSGVSIWVTVLCMARLKAALKYVLFLLGALVFAMSLQLDRRAAWNTMGPCLFAIVVMVTMWVYRCGRRRHCYPPSWQRWVFYLLPGISMAAVAITIYTSMMTSDNYYYTHSIWHMLLAGSAAFLLPPREQHTKPWACSQKLTCHYEICKNHRDELYTVT; via the exons ATGCGCCAGGCTGGGACCGGGACCGGGGGCGCgttggtggcggtggtggtgccGGTGGCtgtgccgctgctgctgctgctgctgctgctcgcTCGGTCCCCGCCTGCCGCCGCCGGCGACGGCCAAAAGAGCG ATGCCAGGCTGGTGTCGGAGCAGTTTTCGCAGGCCCCGCAGAAGCTGGCTTTCTACAGCTGGTATGGCAGCGCCAGGCTCTTCCACTTCCGGGTACCCCCAGACACAGTGCTGCTGCGCTGGCTGCTGCAGGTGTCCAGGGGCAGTGGCCCCACCTGCACCAACGTGGAGATCACCGT GTACTTCCGCTATGGTGCCCCTCCCGTCATCAACCCACTGGGCACCAGCTTCCCTGACAACACCTCCGTTCAGCCCTCCTTCTTCCTCAAGATGCTGCACAGCAACGCCTCCATCAACATCTCCCACCCAGCACCCGGGGACTGGTTTGTGGCCGCCCACCTGCCCCCTTCATCCCATAAGATTGAGGTGAAG CCTGACATGCTGGTCGTGCGAGTGGTCGAGGTCTCCATCCTGGAGCCTGACGTGCCTCTTCCACAGAcccttctctcccaccccagcTACCTCAA GGTCTTCGTCCCCGAGTACACCCAGGAGCTGCGGCTGGAGCTGCAGGGCTGTGCGTCCAATGGGAGCCTGGGCTGCCCTGTGCGCCTCACCGTGGGCTCGGCCACCCTGCCTGGAAACTTCCAGAAGGTGCTCACCTGCAGCGGCCCCACCCAGGCCTGCCACCTGCTGCTGCCCTCACCACCCTGGGACCGGTGGCTGCAAGTGACGGCCAAGAGCCTTGCCGGGCCCCGTGTGTCCGTGGCTTTCAGTGCTGTGGCTGCCCTCACAG CCTGCAGGCCGTGGAGTGTGAACTTCCAGCACCTTCTGCAGAGCAGCCCAAACCAAAGCAGCAACGCCTCCACTGGTCTGCTGCCCCCGACCCCCAGCTACCAGGACCTGGACCGGAGGGGCAGGGTGGGCGGCGGCTCCTTCTGCCTCAGGAGCTTCCCCGTCCTGCGGGAAGACGTGGACGTGGTATCTGTGCGCTTCCAGCCCCTGGACAGGGTCTCGGTGCTCGTGCAGTCGGACATGCCCTCGGTGATGCAGCTGAACCTCAACACAGGCATGGACAGCGGGGGCTCCCTCACCATCTCCATGCGGGTCAACAAG ACTGCGATTGCCAACACCTCAGTGGTAGCCTGTGTGACTGCTGCCTCACCCTTGCTCAGCTTCAACGCTTCGCTCAGCTGCACCACAGGTATAGGTGGCATCCGGCCCAGGGACCAGCAGGCCTTCTGGCTCCCTATGACCAGgccttcctcctcccctgcagCCTTCTTCCAGGGCCACCCCCTGTCTCTGAGTGCCTCTTCTCCCACGGCCAACCTCATCATCCCCTACCCAGAGACAGACAACTGGTACCTCTCCCTGCAGCTCATGTGCCCTGAGAGACCTGA GGAGTGTGAGCAGGCCTCGGTCCTCGTGGAGACCACCTTGAACTTGGTGCCCTGCTTGAATGACTGTGGACCCTACGGCCAGTGCCTCCTGCTGCGCAGACATGGCTACCTGTATGCGGGCTGCAGCTGCAAGGCAG GCTGGCGTGGGTGGAGCTGCACAGACAACAGCACAGCCCAGACGGCGGCCCAGCAGAAGGCGGCTGCCCTCTTGCTTACCCTGAGCAACCTCGTGTTCCTGGCCCCCATTGCCATCTCCGTGCACCGCTCCCTCCTGGTGGAGGCCTCCGTCTACGCCTACACCATGTTCTTCTCCACG TTCTACCATGCCTGCGACCAGCCGGGTGAAGCGGTGCTGTGCATCCTCAACTATGACACACTGCAGTACTGCGACTTCCTGGGCTCTGGAGTGTCCATCTGGGTCACCGTCCTCTGCATGGCCCGGCTGAAGGCTGCCCTGAAATAC GTTCTGTTTCTCCTGGGCGCTCTGGTCTTCGCCATGTCCTTGCAGCTGGACCGCAGGGCCGCCTGGAACACAATGGGGCCTTGCCTCTTTGCCATTGTGGTCATGGTCACCATGTGG GTGTACCGCTGCGGGCGCCGGCGCCACTGCTACCCCCCCTCCTGGCAACGCTGGGTCTTCTACCTCCTGCCCGGCATCTCCATGGCCGCTGTGGCCATCACCATCTACACTTCCATGATGACCAGCGACAACTATTACTATACCCACAGCATCTGGCACATGCTGCTGGCAGGGAGCGCAGCCTTCTTGCTGCCACCACGTGAACAGCACACCAAGCCCTGGGCCTGCTCCCAGAAGCTCACCTGCCACTATGAGATCTGCAAGAACCACCGGGACGAGCTGTACACAGTGACATGA
- the PGAP6 gene encoding post-GPI attachment to proteins factor 6 isoform X2 produces MRQAGTGTGGALVAVVVPVAVPLLLLLLLLARSPPAAAGDGQKSDARLVSEQFSQAPQKLAFYSWYGSARLFHFRVPPDTVLLRWLLQVSRGSGPTCTNVEITVYFRYGAPPVINPLGTSFPDNTSVQPSFFLKMLHSNASINISHPAPGDWFVAAHLPPSSHKIEVKGFVPTCAYIFQPDMLVVRVVEVSILEPDVPLPQTLLSHPSYLKVFVPEYTQELRLELQGCASNGSLGCPVRLTVGSATLPGNFQKVLTCSGPTQACHLLLPSPPWDRWLQVTAKSLAGPRVSVAFSAVAALTACRPWSVNFQHLLQSSPNQSSNASTGLLPPTPSYQDLDRRGRVGGGSFCLRSFPVLREDVDVVSVRFQPLDRVSVLVQSDMPSVMQLNLNTGMDSGGSLTISMRVNKTAIANTSVVACVTAASPLLSFNASLSCTTGIGGIRPRDQQAFWLPMTRPSSSPAAFFQGHPLSLSASSPTANLIIPYPETDNWYLSLQLMCPERPEECEQASVLVETTLNLVPCLNDCGPYGQCLLLRRHGYLYAGCSCKAGWRGWSCTDNSTAQTAAQQKAAALLLTLSNLVFLAPIAISVHRSLLVEASVYAYTMFFSTPGEAVLCILNYDTLQYCDFLGSGVSIWVTVLCMARLKAALKYVLFLLGALVFAMSLQLDRRAAWNTMGPCLFAIVVMVTMWVYRCGRRRHCYPPSWQRWVFYLLPGISMAAVAITIYTSMMTSDNYYYTHSIWHMLLAGSAAFLLPPREQHTKPWACSQKLTCHYEICKNHRDELYTVT; encoded by the exons ATGCGCCAGGCTGGGACCGGGACCGGGGGCGCgttggtggcggtggtggtgccGGTGGCtgtgccgctgctgctgctgctgctgctgctcgcTCGGTCCCCGCCTGCCGCCGCCGGCGACGGCCAAAAGAGCG ATGCCAGGCTGGTGTCGGAGCAGTTTTCGCAGGCCCCGCAGAAGCTGGCTTTCTACAGCTGGTATGGCAGCGCCAGGCTCTTCCACTTCCGGGTACCCCCAGACACAGTGCTGCTGCGCTGGCTGCTGCAGGTGTCCAGGGGCAGTGGCCCCACCTGCACCAACGTGGAGATCACCGT GTACTTCCGCTATGGTGCCCCTCCCGTCATCAACCCACTGGGCACCAGCTTCCCTGACAACACCTCCGTTCAGCCCTCCTTCTTCCTCAAGATGCTGCACAGCAACGCCTCCATCAACATCTCCCACCCAGCACCCGGGGACTGGTTTGTGGCCGCCCACCTGCCCCCTTCATCCCATAAGATTGAGGTGAAG GGCTTTGTTCCCACCTGTGCCTACATCTTCCAGCCTGACATGCTGGTCGTGCGAGTGGTCGAGGTCTCCATCCTGGAGCCTGACGTGCCTCTTCCACAGAcccttctctcccaccccagcTACCTCAA GGTCTTCGTCCCCGAGTACACCCAGGAGCTGCGGCTGGAGCTGCAGGGCTGTGCGTCCAATGGGAGCCTGGGCTGCCCTGTGCGCCTCACCGTGGGCTCGGCCACCCTGCCTGGAAACTTCCAGAAGGTGCTCACCTGCAGCGGCCCCACCCAGGCCTGCCACCTGCTGCTGCCCTCACCACCCTGGGACCGGTGGCTGCAAGTGACGGCCAAGAGCCTTGCCGGGCCCCGTGTGTCCGTGGCTTTCAGTGCTGTGGCTGCCCTCACAG CCTGCAGGCCGTGGAGTGTGAACTTCCAGCACCTTCTGCAGAGCAGCCCAAACCAAAGCAGCAACGCCTCCACTGGTCTGCTGCCCCCGACCCCCAGCTACCAGGACCTGGACCGGAGGGGCAGGGTGGGCGGCGGCTCCTTCTGCCTCAGGAGCTTCCCCGTCCTGCGGGAAGACGTGGACGTGGTATCTGTGCGCTTCCAGCCCCTGGACAGGGTCTCGGTGCTCGTGCAGTCGGACATGCCCTCGGTGATGCAGCTGAACCTCAACACAGGCATGGACAGCGGGGGCTCCCTCACCATCTCCATGCGGGTCAACAAG ACTGCGATTGCCAACACCTCAGTGGTAGCCTGTGTGACTGCTGCCTCACCCTTGCTCAGCTTCAACGCTTCGCTCAGCTGCACCACAGGTATAGGTGGCATCCGGCCCAGGGACCAGCAGGCCTTCTGGCTCCCTATGACCAGgccttcctcctcccctgcagCCTTCTTCCAGGGCCACCCCCTGTCTCTGAGTGCCTCTTCTCCCACGGCCAACCTCATCATCCCCTACCCAGAGACAGACAACTGGTACCTCTCCCTGCAGCTCATGTGCCCTGAGAGACCTGA GGAGTGTGAGCAGGCCTCGGTCCTCGTGGAGACCACCTTGAACTTGGTGCCCTGCTTGAATGACTGTGGACCCTACGGCCAGTGCCTCCTGCTGCGCAGACATGGCTACCTGTATGCGGGCTGCAGCTGCAAGGCAG GCTGGCGTGGGTGGAGCTGCACAGACAACAGCACAGCCCAGACGGCGGCCCAGCAGAAGGCGGCTGCCCTCTTGCTTACCCTGAGCAACCTCGTGTTCCTGGCCCCCATTGCCATCTCCGTGCACCGCTCCCTCCTGGTGGAGGCCTCCGTCTACGCCTACACCATGTTCTTCTCCACG CCGGGTGAAGCGGTGCTGTGCATCCTCAACTATGACACACTGCAGTACTGCGACTTCCTGGGCTCTGGAGTGTCCATCTGGGTCACCGTCCTCTGCATGGCCCGGCTGAAGGCTGCCCTGAAATAC GTTCTGTTTCTCCTGGGCGCTCTGGTCTTCGCCATGTCCTTGCAGCTGGACCGCAGGGCCGCCTGGAACACAATGGGGCCTTGCCTCTTTGCCATTGTGGTCATGGTCACCATGTGG GTGTACCGCTGCGGGCGCCGGCGCCACTGCTACCCCCCCTCCTGGCAACGCTGGGTCTTCTACCTCCTGCCCGGCATCTCCATGGCCGCTGTGGCCATCACCATCTACACTTCCATGATGACCAGCGACAACTATTACTATACCCACAGCATCTGGCACATGCTGCTGGCAGGGAGCGCAGCCTTCTTGCTGCCACCACGTGAACAGCACACCAAGCCCTGGGCCTGCTCCCAGAAGCTCACCTGCCACTATGAGATCTGCAAGAACCACCGGGACGAGCTGTACACAGTGACATGA
- the PGAP6 gene encoding post-GPI attachment to proteins factor 6 isoform X1, producing MRQAGTGTGGALVAVVVPVAVPLLLLLLLLARSPPAAAGDGQKSDARLVSEQFSQAPQKLAFYSWYGSARLFHFRVPPDTVLLRWLLQVSRGSGPTCTNVEITVYFRYGAPPVINPLGTSFPDNTSVQPSFFLKMLHSNASINISHPAPGDWFVAAHLPPSSHKIEVKGFVPTCAYIFQPDMLVVRVVEVSILEPDVPLPQTLLSHPSYLKVFVPEYTQELRLELQGCASNGSLGCPVRLTVGSATLPGNFQKVLTCSGPTQACHLLLPSPPWDRWLQVTAKSLAGPRVSVAFSAVAALTACRPWSVNFQHLLQSSPNQSSNASTGLLPPTPSYQDLDRRGRVGGGSFCLRSFPVLREDVDVVSVRFQPLDRVSVLVQSDMPSVMQLNLNTGMDSGGSLTISMRVNKTAIANTSVVACVTAASPLLSFNASLSCTTGIGGIRPRDQQAFWLPMTRPSSSPAAFFQGHPLSLSASSPTANLIIPYPETDNWYLSLQLMCPERPEECEQASVLVETTLNLVPCLNDCGPYGQCLLLRRHGYLYAGCSCKAGWRGWSCTDNSTAQTAAQQKAAALLLTLSNLVFLAPIAISVHRSLLVEASVYAYTMFFSTFYHACDQPGEAVLCILNYDTLQYCDFLGSGVSIWVTVLCMARLKAALKYVLFLLGALVFAMSLQLDRRAAWNTMGPCLFAIVVMVTMWVYRCGRRRHCYPPSWQRWVFYLLPGISMAAVAITIYTSMMTSDNYYYTHSIWHMLLAGSAAFLLPPREQHTKPWACSQKLTCHYEICKNHRDELYTVT from the exons ATGCGCCAGGCTGGGACCGGGACCGGGGGCGCgttggtggcggtggtggtgccGGTGGCtgtgccgctgctgctgctgctgctgctgctcgcTCGGTCCCCGCCTGCCGCCGCCGGCGACGGCCAAAAGAGCG ATGCCAGGCTGGTGTCGGAGCAGTTTTCGCAGGCCCCGCAGAAGCTGGCTTTCTACAGCTGGTATGGCAGCGCCAGGCTCTTCCACTTCCGGGTACCCCCAGACACAGTGCTGCTGCGCTGGCTGCTGCAGGTGTCCAGGGGCAGTGGCCCCACCTGCACCAACGTGGAGATCACCGT GTACTTCCGCTATGGTGCCCCTCCCGTCATCAACCCACTGGGCACCAGCTTCCCTGACAACACCTCCGTTCAGCCCTCCTTCTTCCTCAAGATGCTGCACAGCAACGCCTCCATCAACATCTCCCACCCAGCACCCGGGGACTGGTTTGTGGCCGCCCACCTGCCCCCTTCATCCCATAAGATTGAGGTGAAG GGCTTTGTTCCCACCTGTGCCTACATCTTCCAGCCTGACATGCTGGTCGTGCGAGTGGTCGAGGTCTCCATCCTGGAGCCTGACGTGCCTCTTCCACAGAcccttctctcccaccccagcTACCTCAA GGTCTTCGTCCCCGAGTACACCCAGGAGCTGCGGCTGGAGCTGCAGGGCTGTGCGTCCAATGGGAGCCTGGGCTGCCCTGTGCGCCTCACCGTGGGCTCGGCCACCCTGCCTGGAAACTTCCAGAAGGTGCTCACCTGCAGCGGCCCCACCCAGGCCTGCCACCTGCTGCTGCCCTCACCACCCTGGGACCGGTGGCTGCAAGTGACGGCCAAGAGCCTTGCCGGGCCCCGTGTGTCCGTGGCTTTCAGTGCTGTGGCTGCCCTCACAG CCTGCAGGCCGTGGAGTGTGAACTTCCAGCACCTTCTGCAGAGCAGCCCAAACCAAAGCAGCAACGCCTCCACTGGTCTGCTGCCCCCGACCCCCAGCTACCAGGACCTGGACCGGAGGGGCAGGGTGGGCGGCGGCTCCTTCTGCCTCAGGAGCTTCCCCGTCCTGCGGGAAGACGTGGACGTGGTATCTGTGCGCTTCCAGCCCCTGGACAGGGTCTCGGTGCTCGTGCAGTCGGACATGCCCTCGGTGATGCAGCTGAACCTCAACACAGGCATGGACAGCGGGGGCTCCCTCACCATCTCCATGCGGGTCAACAAG ACTGCGATTGCCAACACCTCAGTGGTAGCCTGTGTGACTGCTGCCTCACCCTTGCTCAGCTTCAACGCTTCGCTCAGCTGCACCACAGGTATAGGTGGCATCCGGCCCAGGGACCAGCAGGCCTTCTGGCTCCCTATGACCAGgccttcctcctcccctgcagCCTTCTTCCAGGGCCACCCCCTGTCTCTGAGTGCCTCTTCTCCCACGGCCAACCTCATCATCCCCTACCCAGAGACAGACAACTGGTACCTCTCCCTGCAGCTCATGTGCCCTGAGAGACCTGA GGAGTGTGAGCAGGCCTCGGTCCTCGTGGAGACCACCTTGAACTTGGTGCCCTGCTTGAATGACTGTGGACCCTACGGCCAGTGCCTCCTGCTGCGCAGACATGGCTACCTGTATGCGGGCTGCAGCTGCAAGGCAG GCTGGCGTGGGTGGAGCTGCACAGACAACAGCACAGCCCAGACGGCGGCCCAGCAGAAGGCGGCTGCCCTCTTGCTTACCCTGAGCAACCTCGTGTTCCTGGCCCCCATTGCCATCTCCGTGCACCGCTCCCTCCTGGTGGAGGCCTCCGTCTACGCCTACACCATGTTCTTCTCCACG TTCTACCATGCCTGCGACCAGCCGGGTGAAGCGGTGCTGTGCATCCTCAACTATGACACACTGCAGTACTGCGACTTCCTGGGCTCTGGAGTGTCCATCTGGGTCACCGTCCTCTGCATGGCCCGGCTGAAGGCTGCCCTGAAATAC GTTCTGTTTCTCCTGGGCGCTCTGGTCTTCGCCATGTCCTTGCAGCTGGACCGCAGGGCCGCCTGGAACACAATGGGGCCTTGCCTCTTTGCCATTGTGGTCATGGTCACCATGTGG GTGTACCGCTGCGGGCGCCGGCGCCACTGCTACCCCCCCTCCTGGCAACGCTGGGTCTTCTACCTCCTGCCCGGCATCTCCATGGCCGCTGTGGCCATCACCATCTACACTTCCATGATGACCAGCGACAACTATTACTATACCCACAGCATCTGGCACATGCTGCTGGCAGGGAGCGCAGCCTTCTTGCTGCCACCACGTGAACAGCACACCAAGCCCTGGGCCTGCTCCCAGAAGCTCACCTGCCACTATGAGATCTGCAAGAACCACCGGGACGAGCTGTACACAGTGACATGA
- the MRPL28 gene encoding large ribosomal subunit protein bL28m, with protein sequence MPLHKVPVGLWKQLRLREGIYSRLPQHYLRSLEEARTPTPVHYRPHGVKIKINPKNGQRERVEDVPIPVHYPPESQLGLWGGEGWVQGHRYINNDKLSKRVKKVWKPQLFQRELYSEILDTRFTVTVTMRTLDLIDEAYGFDFYILKTPKEDLCSKFGMDLKRGMLLRLARQDPQLHPDDPDRRAAIYDKYKAFVIPEAEAEWVGLTLDEAVEKQRLLEEKDPVPLFKVYVEELIEQLQQQALSEPAVMQKRASRT encoded by the exons ATGCCCCTGCACAAGGTCCCAGTCGGCCTGTGGAAGCAGCTTCGGCTGCGGGAGGGCATCTACTCCCGCCTGCCCCAGCACTACCTGCGTTCCCTGGAGGAGGCGCGGACGCCCACTCCCGTTCACTACAGGCCACACGGGGTCAAAATCAAGATCAACCCCAAGAACGGGCAGCGGGAGCGCGTGGAGGACGTGCCCATTCCCGTTCACTATCCCCCGGAGTCCCAGCTGGGGCTCTGGGGCGGCGAGGGCTGGGTGCAGGGTCACAGATACATCAACAACGACAAG CTCTCCAAGAGGGTGAAGAAGGTGTGGAAGCCGCAGCTGTTCCAGCGTGAGCTTTACAGTGAGATCCTGGATACCAGGTTCACCGTGACCGTGACCATGCGCACCCTGGACCTCATCGACGAGGCCTACGGGTTTGACTTCTACATTCTCAAG ACCCCGAAGGAGGACCTGTGCTCCAAGTTTGGGATGGACCTGAAGCGAGGGATGCTGCTGCGGCTCGCCCGACAGGACCCCCAGCTGCACCCAGATGACCCCGACAGGAGGGCGGCCATCTACGACAAGTACAAG GCGTTTGTCATCCCGGAGGCGGAAGCCGAGTGGGTTGGCCTGACGCTGGACGAGGCCGTGGAGAAGCAGAGGCTCCTGGAAGAGAAG GACCCCGTTCCTCTGTTCAAGGTCTACGTGGAAGAGCTGATCGAGCAGCTTCAGCAGCAAGCGCTATCTGAGCCAGCAGTGATGCAGAAGAGAGCCAGCAGGACGTAG